AACTCAGAGCTACAGGGACAGAGATACATTGAACTccaatggagagaaaaaagcaaTCACACATCAGATCAGGCCGTTTCAATGACTGTCTTTTATCCACTAATGTCTCAGATGACATAAAACGGAGGTTTGTACACGTCAGATCTGAAACTTTCAGTCACGATTCTGCAACATGACTCCCATCAATAGCAGGCAGATGTTTCCATGCATCAGAGTGGCCACGCTCAGACGAACTTCCAATCAATGAGTGCTGTTGTGAGATCCACAATGGAAAGTTTGGGGTCAGGGAACGCATGGCGTGCAAATACTGGTGGATTTATGATGTCAACGGTTACCGATTCAACTTTAGTTACGACCAGTAAAGTTACTACAGTTGGAATccaaaaatatgcataaaaacagaaacattttgaatgatTTCATAGAAGAGCTACTGAGTAGACAGTGTTTCCACGTACAAATGAAAACATGGAAACCAGACATCTGTGATGTCACACAGCAGGAGGGGATTCGAAGACATGACCTTCCTCGTGATCTCTGACCTCACAGCACagtatatatataatataatataatataatataaaatataatataatgtaaAATTATACGGTAAGAATGAAGGCTACAATTTAGAGGTTAAAGTCACTATTGTGAGATTTAATGGAAGATTTTGAGATTAACTGTCAAAATTCATATCAATCTATGGTAGAGTAAAACATTGGTGAACTGATTAAACTTAAAATATGTATaagtcataaaaacattttaatgtaaatgcagtTGTTGAGATTATTGCCCAAAAGTTTAGTCTTTACTTTTGCTATCAAAATAACAGGATTAGTCTTATAattgtatattaaaaaaaaggatttcagtGTCGTCAATGCTTTTTTTGGTCCCAATTCTTTTCTTCACATCATAACCTTGTGAGGTATTAGATCTTAAACCTTTGAAATAAGAGAAAAGCCCCACTTTAATCACGTTTTGAactattttgaaagtgttcccagtggtcttttcattatgattatgctgtttttagccaaaatctaaaaacttgtgttgttttctaggacgtagtttctgcagtcgCAGGACTTCATTAGATGTTTGCCAGAGTTGTAGATGGATTATTGGCGGTGAGCAACCCAGACCCCCTTTCTGTCACCCATAACTAAGAGTGCTGTGTTTAAGCAGAGCAGGGACCTTGTGCCCTTCCCAAAATCACAAATAAGATCTCTTTCAAACAACCTATTCATCTGtgcctgattcacaacattttgaataaaaaattctaagaaacacaattttaagcttaattttctttatacaagtTCTCCATCACTAgtaaaatgcatcaaaaatgtgtttaaaacatcaaaaaaacaatttttaattggagtggatctttgaaAGAAGGAATACTCAAGGAAAGACTGGGACAACATTTATTGTGCAGAATCATATTTCCTTTTGCAGCTTTCAGGCAGAGTACAACGTACCAGCATGAATGTGCACCCTAAGACCATCGGCTGCCTGATGCTAACAAATAAGAACATTTGACTGCAAATATTCaatgaaatgaagaaaacagaCGCAATGAGAAGAGGAATAAGTCATTTCTGTAATATTCCCATTTAATGGAGtccaaaacagcagaaaaacatgGATACAGTATGTATGTCAAGTCTAAAAGCAGAGCATTTAGTTTTCAGGACTCATGCCAACACTCAGTGGTGGAGTACGTGGGCGTATTGGTGTGTTTGAGGCACACCCCCAAAAACATTAATGGTATATTCCTGTTTTAGGATCACACTGAAACTTAGAATAATCTATGACAAGTTATCAAATCTTctttcaacaataaaaaaagaagattacTTTAAAAGATCATGAAAACCGTTATACTGCCCCCCAAAACAAAGCAATAAGAACATGAAAAGTGGTCTTTCTGCACTTGGTCGCCATCAgagtttatttttgctttgtttggacCTCAAACTTCTGCAAAAAAATcgatttttttccatctggtgAAACCTCTGACACTCCAACCGCCTGATGAGAAAATAAGAGCCACCCTTTGAAAGTTGGGTGAAGAGCTCCCTCTTTTGGGCTGACGTTGTACTGCAGGGCCTTTTCCACTCGCTGCACGTAGGCGCATGTAGtgtaacacacacaaaaaaaaagaccagatCGCCACCTGTCATCAGTTCTTCCCCACACGGATGTTGGGGTTAAGGAGGGGGTCCAGGTTTGGGTCCGAGCTGGCCGAGGCACGTCCAAGTTTAGCCATGATTATTATCAAAGTAAAGAATCCCAAAACGCCGACCAGCAGGAGCATGAAGACCCGCTGCTTCCAGGTCAGGGATGTCCTCTTTGCACCAGAGCGGTTCCTGAAACAAGCATAAAAGAATTTAGCATCAAAGCAACGACTACAGCTAATTTAACGGCGGAGTTTCAGGATGCTGACTTCAAAATGCGTGCGAACCAGCTCAGCGCCGGTCGCCTCCTGTACTTGTCATCATCGAAGTCGATCTGTGTGACGGAGCTGTGAGCTACGTCCCGCGTGTCGTAGATTTTTCTTGGTGAAGacgctgattaaaaaaaaaaaaaaaggttgtggaCATGAATAGAAAAGTAGCTGTGGTCCTTGAAAGCAGAAGCATGAGGTGTTGATGAGCACCTGTGTGGATTGTAGCAGTGTCGCACGTGTTGGCAGTAGAAAAGGTGACCACGGCGTGTCCCTGCGCGTTCGGATCTCCATTCTTCTGCGGACCTGCCAGGTTTTCCTGCGGTGCAGCAGCGGCGGGTGGAGGAATGAGAGGGGTGCTGTAGGATGAGCTGGCGTAGGCGTTACTCTGCTCTTGAGCTGCGGAAACAAAGAAATCTAGGTTTCACCAACAATCCGCCGAATGTGAAGTCGCAGAAATTCAAAGATCCTTGATCACCATCAAATGTGGACCAGTCTCTGTAATCCGTGACATCGTGAGAATCCTCTTCAGTGTTTCCGATGGGGTCTTCGATctgaaaaacattaataaaaaaagttgaCACTCTGCAAAAGGGGCTGTTCTATGAATCAGTCAAGATggattttaaatgtgtctttttcttGTAACGGTGCCATAAAAAGGGGCTTCAGACAGCTTTATTATACACCAGGCATCTTCTCTCACCTTTGTCCTGTGATGAATGAATGTACAGCGTTCCCTCGCTATGTTTGACTCCACCTTTGGgggttttgctgatttttttctgtgcagtttTGCCTACTTTTTGTGGTGTGAGGATGAAATGCTGCACAAATACAAGCAACTTCTCTAAACGTTGCTGCTTTTCATTTCAAAGTGTTATGAACAACCCAttgagcagttttttttctgtatacaGTCAGTGTTTATAATATTCAAAAGAAAGGCCAGAGCAAGTCAGTTTGTGAGCTGTTTTCGTGTAAACAGGTCTTACCAGTGGCAGCCCTAAACCAGCGCGAGCCCAGTTGACGGATGAAAGCCTGTCTTTCAGCACATCAGCAATTGGGCTGGCCATGTTGGTGGGGGGGAACACTGGACCCTGACAGGTGGGGCACTGGTATCCCGCTGGAGCTGTGTGGAGGGGCAACCGCGACGCCAAACTGTTAAAACACGCCCAGTGAAAGACATCTATGgatggaagaaaaagaaaagatgtcattttttccttttgctgaACACATTTATCTCCTTCCTTATGGCTTAAAATACAGTAACATTTCATGTACAACCAACACATTGAAAGATTCTTACCATAACACACCAGTCTGACAGTCTCTTGTTCAGCTAAGGGAATATTGCACAGAGCACAGTTGGGGTTGTAGTCGCTGTCCTGCAGCCACTGCAGGTAGGACTGCACGATGCACTGAGGGGGTTCAaacacacacggttcatgtgaTGCAACATGTTTCACTCAAACACGCGTCACGTGACCTGCCTGACACCCGCTCACCTTGTTGTGGTTAGAAACAAGACAATGTTCGCACACGTTCACACGATGTTCGAAGCAGAAGAGATTGGTCACCTTCCTCTTTGGACACTTGCACAGACCCATAGTCACGTGTGCtgagcagaaaacaaacaaacaaacaagcgtCAGCCTTTAATGAATTTGTGCAACAACACATGTTTacaatgagattcttattaaagacccactccaatgaaaatgttgtttttaacatttcgttGTAGCATTTTactcatggtggaggacatctatgaagaaaattaagcttaaaatggcattcctgagtatttctttattgaaattgttgtgtgTGTTAACTTGGGGGTGAtgggggctataagctagcgggagagcgagTAAACAGTGAAACAGTGAGCTCTTAGGTATGGGTGGCggaaaggggaaggggggcctCCACCCACAATTTAGAGAGAAAATATGTTCTAAAAactatgttaaaaaaacacattgtattttttatatatatttatattggtaaaaacaatataatcttaattaaaagatcactgggaacaatttgaaactagatcaaaagatgatcagagtgggacttcaaaatGAACATAAACCTTTTCCATACTATTTAATCAGGAAAACATCTGAAACCAACAATAatctgatcttttttctttttaaataaagaagaaaaaaggtgttGAAGTTATTAACTGTCCTCTAAACAGCCAAAAAGAAAATCGGGATTAATAATAAATTGTTAGGACAACTtcataaatatatttgtaattAAAGAAAGAATATGCTTCCAAGTTCACTTTacattctgatttaaaaaaaaaaccatcatcTGGATAAAAAAATTAGAGCAAATAAAGCCGAACTTGGCATAACAGCATAACGTCACTTTTACAGGTAAAACAAGCGAAGGCACCAAGTGTAAGGTTCTTTGCTGATTTATTTAGAACTGTTGAACTTGATGACTGCATTACCTCAAAGTTTAAAGTAAttctaaaggaaaaaagaacTGAAACTGAAGTGGAATCTCTGCAAAAACCAGATAGACTGAAGTGAGCAGAGGACTGCAGTGATCTCTGGTTATCTTAAAGCAACAGAACATTCCTGTGTTTGGATCAATGAGCAGATGAGGGTCTGGGCTACCCTCAAAACTctctgatgttttgttttttctgtctgtcagttTGCCATCagaccagctgaagcagaagATCCCCCTTAGAGTCTGGTTCTTAAgtgatttttggttttgtatttCACAAGGACTGCTCCTCTCCATAATAGTACAATTTAATTAAAGCCCGAAATGTTTGCTTGAACTATATGAAGTGCtaccatgtgtgtgtgaaagcaGATAAAACCTTTATTCTTGGAAAGTACAACGCAAACGTTCCTGACATTCACAAACAAAAGGCGTATTTCATATACAACTTCACACCATTTGACTGACTGTTGACGCAATCTCAACCCTTTACCTGTGTCATCCCCATTTATTTGCTCAAATGTTAGAAATTGTAACAACGTTTAATGTCTCCTTAATTTGTTCCACATCTCATACATTCTTCTATTAGCATAACAAGTCTTCTGTAGTGAAGCTAATCTGTCAAACTCAATTATTGATCAGGAGTTAGCCGTTAGCTTAGCTTGAAGTTGTCATAACGTTGGCGAGCTAATCTAGCTAGCAGGTGGACTTTCAAAGCAATATACAAACAACATTTACCTGACTTGTCACACAGACATTAACCGAGTTCCTTCCGTTCGTTTTATGTAATGTTGCGAGATTTCATTGAAGCTGTCTTGACGGTTTACAGGTGAAGCTGTTCCAGGGACTGACTCCTTCCTCTATGTGTTTATGTGCCGTGTTTATGTGCCACGTCTCTTCCGCTTCCACGTCTTCTTCTCCGTGGGTCTGTCGTCACAGCACAAAGGTAGACTGCCACCTTGTGGCTTGGAAGGCGAACATCATCAGCTTtatgtgaagaagaaaaaaaacaacaatgaacttCCTTGGGCGTCAAATGACCTTAATGGCCTCGTGGTAGAGTGGTAACCATTAGACTAGAAGGTCGTGAGTTCTAATCCCTGGTCAAGTCATTCCAAAGATTCTAAAAGGATTATGGGATCAGAagttaaaccaccaaattttcatcagtctgttttgacattttacatACAGTATAAATAGTTTGTGTTTAAACCATGTTTTAATCAAtgataaattaagaaaaaaaaaaaaaaacaacaacttttattGCTAactctaaagataaaaaagtcattttagacTAGTACCAGACTATTTTATAATTGCTAACGCATGTGTTCAAGTCTGACTGGTAATAATGCAGTTTGCTCCTTTTTctgataaaatgaataaaaaaagacttgacCAGATGCACTTAGAAAGCACACACAAAATAATTTCTCTAATAGTGCAAACagctgaaataaaacaatgtaaCTACGAGTCCAAAGACACATGAACACGCTCAAAATAAGACATGTAAGGGCCATTTTTTTCACTGGaatgaaagaaaagtaaatagAGTTAtaatatcaaatcaaatgtttgtaCTTATTGTATCCTTTCATTAATTTATGGCAGTATAGCTTCATCTAAACAGTAATTAACCTTTGTTAACCTTAAATAATTAaccttaaatacattttaaaacatttatattttgtgtTCATAGCATTAGctaaaatttagttttattatcatagtaacttttttttatttatcttttttaatccACTCAAATGTAATGTTTCTGGCATTATTCATGCATCAGACCCagaatttgtttaaattttattgCAAATCTTACCACTAATTGACTTCCTTCAGTCATAATACACTATAAATGTACAAATTGTTTACAATTTACAATTGAAGTTTCAATGCACAATAAACTGCACAATAAACTTGCTTGAAGTTGGAAAGCTTTAGCTGTGACGCCAAGAAGTTCTTTGATTGTGGAGTTTTTGTCATTCTTTCTTCTACTGAGAATTTTAAAAGCTGAGTCAATAACAAATCAGTCCTGCAGATAAAGACGTTAACCTTCTATCTGAAGACCCCAAGTTGTGGCATTGATTCTTGAAATGGGTGATCAGAGGGAGTCTGGGATGAGTTTGTGATCCCAGGACTTCAAATTCCAGTAAAAACTTTTCACAGATCCTCTATCAGTAGTTATCTCTTTTATGGCACATGCAATGAAATTGTATCAGAATATTCTGTTTGCACTTAATAAAAACATCTACGGTTTTAATCCAAGTCAAAAGTAAATGGAAGAACTGAAACAAAGCATGAAGAACAGAAACAGGAAAGCATATAAATCTTCTGCATTCCTGTCAGACTCCAGTAgagttaaaataattcaaaggcTGTTGCTTTAAAACACAGTGCCTTCACATCTCACAAATTGGCAGCCATGACAGGCTTCAATCCTGACGAGCAGTTTTTAAATTGCACGCTAATGGCATTGAGGCGGGGGCTTGGCGGCCTGCGCATGCATATTAATGACTTTTTGTCTTGGGGGTACGCATGCACGTGTGTAAAACGGGCCCAGCATGTATATGAGCTTAAAGGTACAAATTGTTTCTCTTCCAGCTGAGTGCACACGTGAATTGCCTGTAGGGGGAAGCGTTGagagcaaaatgagaaaatgaagCTACAAACTAAGAAATGCAAAGAGGGAGAGTAAAATATGTGCATCCATTATGCATGACATAAAACTCTGCTTAATGCATGTCAGAGAACTCTTTCTTATTTACAACTTATCCATCAGTTTAAAATATACTCAATCAGCCTAGTTTAATGCATCAACACATTTGATAGCTTTAGTTTAggaagtaaaaatgtaaaactatgCAATTCTATTTTTACTCTTGTAAAAATATATCACACTTCTAAGTTTTGCATCTGCAAACAAGCCAATTCTGCATCAGGGAAAACAAAATTCTGTGcagaatcatttttttcttgcaataaTGGTTTATACTAGTGTATAAAAATTGAggtgataaaaatattttagtatGCAGCAAAAATATGTATACACCTGTAAGTTTTTTGAATACTCAAAAACTGCTTTCTACAAAGCCCCGGACATgatattgaaaaacaaaaaagaaaaaaaaatttttcctTCAAATTAATTATGTGTGGACACGATTTAGTACCTTGTGCATCTAAATTAGCATTTCTGGGTAGAAATTAGTGCAATATGCACCCACATTTAGCCTTTTGTGCCAACAAATAGtcattttgtgggaacaaattattgttttgtgtgcacaaaatggcATTTTGTTGGCAAAaactaaggttttttttttttttttaaatcagcactttgttggacaggacattaaaaaccaaaaaaggaaaaaaaaaatccttcaaattattaatttgtggACACGAATTAGTACTTAGTGCAtctaaaatagcatttctgtcAAATTAGTGTTTTATGCACTATAATTACCAATATGTGGGCACAAATTAGCCTTCTGTGGGTACAATTTAACCTTTTGTGTGCATCAGTTTGTATTTAGTGGGCaccaattattatttttgtgtgaacaaATTAGAAATTTGTTGGCGCAAACTAGCATTTTGTTGgcacaaatgaacatttttacaatatcaGCATTTTGTTGGCGCAATCTAGCATTTTGTGGGTATAAATTAGTTTTACGTTGGCACAATTTAGTCTTTTGTGCCCAAAAATTAGTATTTTTGAGGACAGCGATCAGCATTTTGTGGCCACAGCTGTAAAAAGCAGTCCATTAAGCCAGATGATCTTAGGTTTTACTTAGTTTTTCTAGCCACgttttataaaaatgtgcagaaaaacattttgttttaacacaCATAGCCTCCTTGTTGTGTAGTTATGATTCATTACCAAACATAATAATGTAACATAAAAAATTCTACTTGGAGAAAATCTATTCATAATTTAAAATTTGATCTAATGCAAAACAGCTGATTCTGGACATAAATTCCTCCAGAACTGTacattttgttgtttctctGCATTTGCAGGtgggaagaaaaataatataaataaacaaaaactttcactTTTTGCTTATTTGGAATCATTTAAATTAACATGATAAAGTTTGATAATTTTAGAATTCATAACTGATGTCAACAGAAACAGAATGGCAGCTCTATGAGGCTTATTTATTCTGACattactgtaattttttttttaacttgtcctgtccatcaGCTGGGCAAATAGATGAGAGcagaaggcctcttgtgttggacatcctttactttaaaaacgggggttataaatcttctgacaaaccagatgtatgtctgaataaacccctcttgtaatcatatttgaaaatcttttatgttGGACGGacggagggaagaagagagagggatgttacccggccaacggttggttcAGGAAGGAGCAAGACAGGGCCCAGTCGTCCCCGCCCAGTAGGAGGACAACCAGGGGAAGAGGGAGTCCAAAGgaagtgttgtaaatatggACATTACTGTAATGTTCACTGCTTCACCACCACCAGACATATAATGTTGAAGGGCGTCTGCCGTGACGGACCCCTTTTTGTGGTTCAGTTAGCTCCAGTCCTGATAAGATGTTTCTCATGATGATATGTTGTGACAACCTATATATCATTTcagaagacagaaaatgttttttaaaattgtggaAAATAATGTTTGCAGCCAGAAATggtcattttctaaataaaagcattatGGTATTGCAAAAACTTAAAACTTTTCTGCACTTGATAGGATTATTTTAAAGAGGCAGAAATCTTGCAGAACTCCAACATGTGTTGACATAATTCACAACAGGTAATGACTTATAAAAACTCCACATAAGACATGATATCATTTTAGGATTCTCTGAACTACCTTTTTCAATCTTgatgacaataaataaataaaaacaacaactgacTTTGTTCTGGTGTCCTCATGCAGTGACAAGTAGGGACAAGCATAAATCACTGAGAGAGGCTAAGGTAGGGtgaggtgtggggggggggggggggggggcatatggATAGACTGGAGCTATTACACAGAAAGGA
The DNA window shown above is from Oryzias latipes chromosome 14, ASM223467v1 and carries:
- the zfpl1 gene encoding zinc finger protein-like 1: MGLCKCPKRKVTNLFCFEHRVNVCEHCLVSNHNKCIVQSYLQWLQDSDYNPNCALCNIPLAEQETVRLVCYDVFHWACFNSLASRLPLHTAPAGYQCPTCQGPVFPPTNMASPIADVLKDRLSSVNWARAGLGLPLIEDPIGNTEEDSHDVTDYRDWSTFDAQEQSNAYASSSYSTPLIPPPAAAAPQENLAGPQKNGDPNAQGHAVVTFSTANTCDTATIHTASSPRKIYDTRDVAHSSVTQIDFDDDKYRRRPALSWFARILKNRSGAKRTSLTWKQRVFMLLLVGVLGFFTLIIIMAKLGRASASSDPNLDPLLNPNIRVGKN